The Leptospira bourretii region GGGGCCAATGTGAAATGGAATCAAACTCTTTCCGATGGCGCAGCCCTTTCCAAAGGAACTATCATTGGAACTTTGGAAGGATCACTTGTAGACGTTCTGAAAATGGAACGGATTTTATTAAATTTTATCCAATACCTCTCTGGAATTGCAACAAATGCTAGTAAGGTGGCAAAAGAATTTCCGAATCTCCTGATTTTAGATACTAGAAAAACTTTACCCGGTTATCGGAAACTTGCTAAGTATGCGGTTTATACAGGTGGGGGAGCCAATCACCGCTTAAATTTGTCTGAGATGGCGATGTTAAAAGACAACCATGTAGCAAAAGCTGGATCCATCCAATCCGCTGTACAAATTGTTCGAAATGCTAATCCAGGTAAAAAAATAGAACTAGAAATCGATGGCCTATCACAATTAAGTGAAGCTATCGCCTCAAATCCTGATATTATTTTGTTAGATAATTTTTCCGATTCAGATACAGAAAAAGCAATTGAACTTATCAAAGAGCAATCACCAAAAATTCGTATTGAATGTTCAGGTGGAATCACTCCTGGTAAATTAAAATTTCTATCTAAATTTCAAGATATAGGTGTGAGTATGGGTTACTTAACTCATACCGTAAAATTTTTAGATATAAGTTTGGATATTAAATAATGGGATTATACCAAGACATCAAAGATAAACAGGAGTTATTCGAAGCAGTCCAAAAACGACTTGGGCCAGAAAAAGCCACATTAATTGAGAAGGCATACAATATTGCGGACAAAATGCACGAAGGCCAAAAACGTTTATCGGGAGAACCTTATATCATCCATCCTATGAATGTGGCTTCCGTTTTGGACGAACTTGGTTTGGATGAAAGAGCCATTGCTGCGGGACTTTTGCACGATGTTGTAGAAGATACAAGTTATAGTAAAGAAGATATGGCCCGTGAGTTTGGGGAAGATATTGCCGCCCTTGTGGAAGGTGTGACCAAAATTTCGGAAATCAAATCCCAGTCCAAGGAAACAGAAGCGGCCGAAAATATCCGCAAAATGTTACTGGCAACCATCAAAGATGTGCGTGTGATGCTCATCAAACTTGCTGACAAAACTCACAATGTTCGCACATTAAAATTCCAACCAGAAGAAAAACAGAAACGGATTGCGAAAGAGGTTTTATCCCTCTATGCGCCCATTGCAGGAAGATTGGGTGTTTATAAAGTTAAATTTGAATTGGAAGATTTGGCTTTCCAATCTTTACACCCGGAAGAATACCAAGAAATTAAAAAACGAGTTTCAGCTAAAAAATCAGAACGCGATGAATATATTGAAAAAATAAAAATTATCCTAAAGCAAAGGTTAGCTGAAATAAGTATTGATGCTCGAATTGATGGTAGGGCCAAACATTTTTATTCTATTTACAGAAAGATGGTCACAAAAGAAAAATCATTTTCTGAAATTTTTGACCTTCGTGCGGTTCGAATCATCACCAATGAAATTAAAGATTGTTATGGAGTTCTTGGAATTGTACATACTCTTTGGACACCCATTCCTGGAAGGTTCAAAGATTATATTGCCACTCCGAAAACGAACCTTTACCAATCCTTACATACAACTGTCTTTGGGCCTGATGGTCGTCCAATGGAAGTACAAATCCGAACCAAAGACATGAATGCCATCGCAGAGAATGGGGTGGCTGCCCACTGGGCTTATAAAGAATCCACCAACCTTTCCAAAACTTCCGTCATTCTGCAAAATGGTGTAGAAAATGCCTTCCGAATGAAGTGGTTGGAAATTTTAAAATCTTGGCAAGACCCAAGCCTTGATTCCAAAGAATTTATGGAGGAACTACAATATGATCTCCATGAAGATGAGGTCTTTGTTTTTACTCCTAAAGGTGAAATCATTGAGATGCCAAA contains the following coding sequences:
- a CDS encoding RelA/SpoT family protein, with the protein product MGLYQDIKDKQELFEAVQKRLGPEKATLIEKAYNIADKMHEGQKRLSGEPYIIHPMNVASVLDELGLDERAIAAGLLHDVVEDTSYSKEDMAREFGEDIAALVEGVTKISEIKSQSKETEAAENIRKMLLATIKDVRVMLIKLADKTHNVRTLKFQPEEKQKRIAKEVLSLYAPIAGRLGVYKVKFELEDLAFQSLHPEEYQEIKKRVSAKKSERDEYIEKIKIILKQRLAEISIDARIDGRAKHFYSIYRKMVTKEKSFSEIFDLRAVRIITNEIKDCYGVLGIVHTLWTPIPGRFKDYIATPKTNLYQSLHTTVFGPDGRPMEVQIRTKDMNAIAENGVAAHWAYKESTNLSKTSVILQNGVENAFRMKWLEILKSWQDPSLDSKEFMEELQYDLHEDEVFVFTPKGEIIEMPKGATVLDYAFRIHTDVGLHARGGKVNGRMVTLRTELKSGDQVEIITEKSSKPSPIWLRIVKTSGARQKLRAYFRKLQEDSQRETIGSVLETQTPAVDENTIKEIKKVKIKKPHKTNPHQEESKEFGISVAGWNDVPVRVASCCTPIPGDEIIGFITRGRGVSVHKKDCTTASKQLEWMKTIPVRWEGPGEPIPIQIEVRAKDVQGIYLSMVESISSTETNILEAGASSHPNGTLTAKFMLEVDHLDQLKEILENLRMIQGVVFAERVKK
- the nadC gene encoding carboxylating nicotinate-nucleotide diphosphorylase; amino-acid sequence: MIRGYTTPVTEISEKDFEALVTLALEEDLPTGDITTDSLFNSSETCKAELLAKEEGVLCGLAVLPCLIRKTGANVKWNQTLSDGAALSKGTIIGTLEGSLVDVLKMERILLNFIQYLSGIATNASKVAKEFPNLLILDTRKTLPGYRKLAKYAVYTGGGANHRLNLSEMAMLKDNHVAKAGSIQSAVQIVRNANPGKKIELEIDGLSQLSEAIASNPDIILLDNFSDSDTEKAIELIKEQSPKIRIECSGGITPGKLKFLSKFQDIGVSMGYLTHTVKFLDISLDIK